From the Primulina tabacum isolate GXHZ01 chromosome 15, ASM2559414v2, whole genome shotgun sequence genome, one window contains:
- the LOC142527430 gene encoding protein SPA1-RELATED 4-like isoform X2, whose protein sequence is MEGSSESNWQRSDNSRCLNSSSLLDRNPRTLRASTVRSSGGNASHESGLVLVRRGSERTLWPYISNKTQAAAAEDGDAAGGPVRHLECNDVSLRQWLDNPERTVDDLECIHIFSQIVDIVNLAHSQGIVVHNVRPSCFVMSSLNRVSFIESASCSDSGADSMDYGENGQTAEFKVSASPSSHDLHSHPQSRSRLGIQDSGAPTDAVNPTSQMISDASCLQSISGQALQAAEAIGNERTDDKKNSFPLKQILLKESSWYSSPEEVGDSNNSCASDIYQIGVLLFELFCPFNSMEEKATTMASLRHRVLPPQLLLKWPKVASFCLRLLHPEPSSRPKIGELLQSEFLNAPRDDIEEREAAIDLRENIEEQELLLEFLLLLQRRKQDTADRLNETISIMSSDVEEVSNLQTAVRIKGGQRSELAKNATSGCQSINVTGADDSGSSGSRKRIRQGLRDSKPGETSYRADDHQKLEMPSGYQGNVLSKNSRLMTNIRKLESAYFLTRRMAVKPTGRSLAGHFPVDSDGRGSISATERSSISNTSSKERYNKQKQSRWINTFLEGLYKYLSFSKLRVKANLKQGDILNSSNLVCSLSFDRDGEFFATAGVNKKIKVFEYNSILNEDRDIHYPVVEMASISKLSSICWNGYIKSQIASSNFEGVVQVWDAMRNQIFMEMREHERRVWSVDFSVADPTMLASGSDDGTVKLWNINQGASVGTIKTKANVCCVQFPTDSGRSLAFGSADHRIYYYDLRNSKMPLCTLIGHNKTVSYVKFIDSTTLVSASTDNTLKLWDLSMNRARVIDCPLQSFTGHLNVKNFVGLSVSEGYIATGSETNEFGRRNLRGRCTSDIVIWERQALFITIHDPQPPPLNSFSVNYELKLHCLSSL, encoded by the exons ATGGAAGGCTCGTCCGAGTCAAATTGGCAAAGGTCTGATAATTCTAGGTGTTTAAACTCTTCATCATTACTGGATAGAAATCCTAGAACTCTTCGAGCAAGCACTGTCAGATCATCGGGAGGCAATGCATCCCATGAATCTGGATTAGTATTAGTGAGAAGAGGGAGTGAACGAACCCTGTGGCCCTATATCAGCAACAAAACTCAAGCTGCGGCAGCCGAGGATGGTGACGCAGCTGGAGGTCCTGTTCGGCACTTGGAATGCAATGATGTTAGTCTGAGACAATGGTTGGATAATCCAGAAAGGACGGTGGATGATCTTGAATGCATTCACATATTTTCTCAAATTGTAGATATTGTGAACCTGGCACATTCGCAGGGAATTGTTGTTCACAATGTCCGCCCCTCGTGCTTTGTCATGTCTTCACTTAATCGCGTCTCTTTTATTGAATCTGCTTCTTGCTCGGATTCAGGTGCTGACTCGATGGACTACGGAGAAAACGGTCAAACCGCTGAGTTTAAGGTTTCCGCTTCACCATCATCCCATGATTTACACTCACACCCCCAATCAAGAAGTCGGTTAGGCATACAAGATTCTGGGGCCCCGACTGATGCTGTGAATCCCACTTCCCAGATGATTTCGGATGCAAGTTGCTTGCAATCAATATCAGGTCAAGCTTTGCAAGCCGCGGAAGCCATTGGGAATGAACGAAcagatgataaaaaaaattcttttccGCTGAAACAAATATTGCTCAAAGAATCCAGTTGGTACAGCAGTCCAGAAGAGGTTGGCGACAGTAATAATTCCTGTGCTTCCGATATTTATCAAATTGGTGTCTTACTCTTTGAG TTATTTTGCCCTTTTAATTCAATGGAAGAGAAAGCCACAACTATGGCAAGCCTGAGACACCGGGTCCTCCCTCCTCAGTTACTTCTCAAGTGGCCTAAAGTAGCTTCATTTTGCTTACGGTTACTACATCCAGAGCCAAGTAGCAGACCAAAAATAGG TGAGTTGCTGCAAAGTGAGTTTTTGAATGCACCTAGAGATGATATAGAAGAACGAGAAGCTGCTATAGACCTTCGAGAGAATATAGAAGAGCAGGAGTTGTTGCTGGAGTTTCTTCTGCTACTGCAACGAAGGAAGCAGGATACTGCAGATAGATTGAACGAGACAATATCCATTATGTCTTCTGACGTAGAAGAAGTCTCAAATCTGCAGACAGCTGTTAGAATAAAAGGAGGCCAAAGGTCAGAGTTGGCCAAGAATGCCACCTCAGGCTGCCAGTCAATTAACGTTACTGGTGCTGATGATTCTGGTAGTTCAGGTTCTAGAAAGCGAATTAGGCAGGGACTTCGTGACAGCAAACCAGGTGAAACTTCCTATCGTGCAGATGACCATCAAAAGCTAGAGATGCCTTCTGGATATCAGGGAAACGTTCTCTCCAAAAATTCTAGACTGATGACTAATATTAGGAAACTGGAATCAGCTTACTTTTTAACGAGACGCATGGCTGTGAAACCAACAGGCAGATCATTGGCTGGACATTTTCCTGTCGATAGTGATGGTAGAGGATCTATTTCGGCAACTGAAAGAAGTTCCATCAGTAATACATCATCAAAAGAAAGGTACAATAAACAGAAGCAAAGTAGATGGATAAACACATTTCTTGAAGGGCTATACAAGTATTTATCTTTTAGCAAGCTCAGAGTTAAAGCAAACTTAAAGCAAGGGGATATCTTAAATTCCTCCAACCTCGTATGCTCCCTTAGTTTTGACCGTGATGGGGAGTTTTTTGCGACTGCTGGCGTAAACAAGAAGATAAAAGTTTTTGAATACAATTCTATCTTAAACGAAGACCGTGATATTCACTATCCTGTGGTCGAAATGGCAAGTATATCGAAGCTCAGCAGCATATGTTGGAATGGCTACATTAAAAGTCAGATTGCTTCAAGTAACTTTGAAGGGGTGGTGCAG GTGTGGGATGCCATGAGAAACCAAATTTTCATGGAAATGAGAGAACACGAGCGTCGTGTGTGGTCTGTAGACTTTTCAGTGGCTGATCCAACCATGCTGGCTAGCGGGAGCGATGATGGTACCGTTAAGCTCTGGAATATCAATCAG GGAGCAAGTGTCGGTACCATTAAGACAAAGGCCAATGTCTGCTGTGTTCAGTTTCCCACAGACTCTGGTCGCTCCCTTGCATTTGGTTCAGCAGATCATAGGATATATTACTATGATCTTCGTAACTCAAAAATGCCCCTTTGCACTCTAATTGGGCATAATAAAACAGTGAGTTACGTGAAGTTCATAGATTCAACAACTCTTGTGTCTGCATCCACGGATAACACACTAAAGCTCTGGGATTTGTCCATGAACAGAGCAAGAGTTATCGATTGTCCTCTGCAGTCATTCACCGGCCACCTTAATGTAAAG aattttgtTGGTTTGTCTGTATCTGAAGGCTACATTGCAACTGGCTCAGAAACAAATGAG TTTGGCAGAAGAAATTTAAGAGGAAGATGTACAAGCGACATAGTTATTTGGGAAAGACAAGCTTTATTCATCACGATTCACGACCCTCAGCCACCACCTCTCAATTCCTTTTCTGTGAATTACGAACTCAAGTTACATTGTCTTTCTTCTCTCTAA
- the LOC142527430 gene encoding protein SPA1-RELATED 3-like isoform X3, translated as MEGSSESNWQRSDNSRCLNSSSLLDRNPRTLRASTVRSSGGNASHESGLVLVRRGSERTLWPYISNKTQAAAAEDGDAAGGPVRHLECNDVSLRQWLDNPERTVDDLECIHIFSQIVDIVNLAHSQGIVVHNVRPSCFVMSSLNRVSFIESASCSDSGADSMDYGENGQTAEFKVSASPSSHDLHSHPQSRSRLGIQDSGAPTDAVNPTSQMISDASCLQSISGQALQAAEAIGNERTDDKKNSFPLKQILLKESSWYSSPEEVGDSNNSCASDIYQIGVLLFELFCPFNSMEEKATTMASLRHRVLPPQLLLKWPKVASFCLRLLHPEPSSRPKIGELLQSEFLNAPRDDIEEREAAIDLRENIEEQELLLEFLLLLQRRKQDTADRLNETISIMSSDVEEVSNLQTAVRIKGGQRSELAKNATSGCQSINVTGADDSGSSGSRKRIRQGLRDSKPGETSYRADDHQKLEMPSGYQGNVLSKNSRLMTNIRKLESAYFLTRRMAVKPTGRSLAGHFPVDSDGRGSISATERSSISNTSSKERYNKQKQSRWINTFLEGLYKYLSFSKLRVKANLKQGDILNSSNLVCSLSFDRDGEFFATAGVNKKIKVFEYNSILNEDRDIHYPVVEMASISKLSSICWNGYIKSQIASSNFEGVVQVWDAMRNQIFMEMREHERRVWSVDFSVADPTMLASGSDDGTVKLWNINQAILFLQLVDVSF; from the exons ATGGAAGGCTCGTCCGAGTCAAATTGGCAAAGGTCTGATAATTCTAGGTGTTTAAACTCTTCATCATTACTGGATAGAAATCCTAGAACTCTTCGAGCAAGCACTGTCAGATCATCGGGAGGCAATGCATCCCATGAATCTGGATTAGTATTAGTGAGAAGAGGGAGTGAACGAACCCTGTGGCCCTATATCAGCAACAAAACTCAAGCTGCGGCAGCCGAGGATGGTGACGCAGCTGGAGGTCCTGTTCGGCACTTGGAATGCAATGATGTTAGTCTGAGACAATGGTTGGATAATCCAGAAAGGACGGTGGATGATCTTGAATGCATTCACATATTTTCTCAAATTGTAGATATTGTGAACCTGGCACATTCGCAGGGAATTGTTGTTCACAATGTCCGCCCCTCGTGCTTTGTCATGTCTTCACTTAATCGCGTCTCTTTTATTGAATCTGCTTCTTGCTCGGATTCAGGTGCTGACTCGATGGACTACGGAGAAAACGGTCAAACCGCTGAGTTTAAGGTTTCCGCTTCACCATCATCCCATGATTTACACTCACACCCCCAATCAAGAAGTCGGTTAGGCATACAAGATTCTGGGGCCCCGACTGATGCTGTGAATCCCACTTCCCAGATGATTTCGGATGCAAGTTGCTTGCAATCAATATCAGGTCAAGCTTTGCAAGCCGCGGAAGCCATTGGGAATGAACGAAcagatgataaaaaaaattcttttccGCTGAAACAAATATTGCTCAAAGAATCCAGTTGGTACAGCAGTCCAGAAGAGGTTGGCGACAGTAATAATTCCTGTGCTTCCGATATTTATCAAATTGGTGTCTTACTCTTTGAG TTATTTTGCCCTTTTAATTCAATGGAAGAGAAAGCCACAACTATGGCAAGCCTGAGACACCGGGTCCTCCCTCCTCAGTTACTTCTCAAGTGGCCTAAAGTAGCTTCATTTTGCTTACGGTTACTACATCCAGAGCCAAGTAGCAGACCAAAAATAGG TGAGTTGCTGCAAAGTGAGTTTTTGAATGCACCTAGAGATGATATAGAAGAACGAGAAGCTGCTATAGACCTTCGAGAGAATATAGAAGAGCAGGAGTTGTTGCTGGAGTTTCTTCTGCTACTGCAACGAAGGAAGCAGGATACTGCAGATAGATTGAACGAGACAATATCCATTATGTCTTCTGACGTAGAAGAAGTCTCAAATCTGCAGACAGCTGTTAGAATAAAAGGAGGCCAAAGGTCAGAGTTGGCCAAGAATGCCACCTCAGGCTGCCAGTCAATTAACGTTACTGGTGCTGATGATTCTGGTAGTTCAGGTTCTAGAAAGCGAATTAGGCAGGGACTTCGTGACAGCAAACCAGGTGAAACTTCCTATCGTGCAGATGACCATCAAAAGCTAGAGATGCCTTCTGGATATCAGGGAAACGTTCTCTCCAAAAATTCTAGACTGATGACTAATATTAGGAAACTGGAATCAGCTTACTTTTTAACGAGACGCATGGCTGTGAAACCAACAGGCAGATCATTGGCTGGACATTTTCCTGTCGATAGTGATGGTAGAGGATCTATTTCGGCAACTGAAAGAAGTTCCATCAGTAATACATCATCAAAAGAAAGGTACAATAAACAGAAGCAAAGTAGATGGATAAACACATTTCTTGAAGGGCTATACAAGTATTTATCTTTTAGCAAGCTCAGAGTTAAAGCAAACTTAAAGCAAGGGGATATCTTAAATTCCTCCAACCTCGTATGCTCCCTTAGTTTTGACCGTGATGGGGAGTTTTTTGCGACTGCTGGCGTAAACAAGAAGATAAAAGTTTTTGAATACAATTCTATCTTAAACGAAGACCGTGATATTCACTATCCTGTGGTCGAAATGGCAAGTATATCGAAGCTCAGCAGCATATGTTGGAATGGCTACATTAAAAGTCAGATTGCTTCAAGTAACTTTGAAGGGGTGGTGCAG GTGTGGGATGCCATGAGAAACCAAATTTTCATGGAAATGAGAGAACACGAGCGTCGTGTGTGGTCTGTAGACTTTTCAGTGGCTGATCCAACCATGCTGGCTAGCGGGAGCGATGATGGTACCGTTAAGCTCTGGAATATCAATCAGGCAATTCTATTTTTGCAATTGGTGGATGTCAGCTTTTAA
- the LOC142527432 gene encoding putative serine/threonine-protein kinase At1g54610 — MGCICGKPYAIDDSNKSPRERLPGKESSDLQVPRAVSSRREENLWLKDRLDSNSNSNEGGFIFADKQVNGSSRLYVEPLERKRENPECVTAVHHPGAGMVPRATEGEEVAAGWPPWLAAVAGEAIKGWVPRRADSFEKLDKIGQGTYSNVYRARDLDAGKVVALKKVRFDNLEPESVRFMAREIHILRRLNHPNIIKLEGLVTSRMSCSLYLVFEYMEHDLAGLASHPDLKFTEPQVKCYMQQLLRGLDHCHSHGILHRDIKGSNLLIDNNGILKIADFGLASFFDPRQSQPLTSRVVTLWYRPPELLLGATHYGTAVDLWSTGCILAELYAGKPIMPGRTEVEQLHKIFKLCGSPLEEYWRKSKLPHATIFKPQQPYNRHVTETFKDFPAPALALIEILLSIDPADRGSAASALKNEFFTARPYPCDPSSLPKYPPSKELDAKVRDEETRRQIAAGNKGQRYDLEKRGPRESRAVPAPDANAELVSSMQKRQGQSNPKSRSEMFSSHFEEAASGFPIEPPRPSQSVDEENSEPHGNIHKRASHSGPLVNRAAWAKAGKNLEDAPKNLGVAELTAMSGLAAARRSMLSEERRDKSLPQHEVPKLIARFPGSYKEVTSSATSQVQKNNPSANSQQQEDERTNNNPALLGYGSKGNKIHYSGPLLVPSGKVDQMLKDNDRQIQEAVRRARLDKARMRKLQADRNQLSTNSLFVSGR; from the exons ATGGGTTGTATATGTGGTAAGCCCTATGCCATTGATGATAGTAACAAGAGTCCCAGGGAGAGGCTGCCGGGCAAGGAATCTTCGGATTTGCAGGTTCCAAGGGCTGTTTCTTCTAGGAGGGAGGAGAATTTGTGGTTGAAGGATAGACTGGATAGTAATAGTAATAGCAACGAGGGCGGGTTTATATTTGCAGACAAGCAAGTCAACGGTTCATCTAGGTTGTATGTAGAACCTTTGGAGAGGAAGCGAGAGAATCCCGAGTGTGTAACTGCTGTGCACCATCCAGGGGCGGGTATGGTTCCTAGAGCAACTGAAGGGGAAGAGGTAGCAGCTGGATGGCCACCGTGGTTAGCTGCTGTGGCTGGCGAAGCTATTAAAGGGTGGGTCCCTAGGAGGGCAGACTCTTTCGAAAAATTGGACAAG ATTGGCCAGGGTACTTACAGTAATGTTTATCGTGCCCGTGATCTTGACGCAGGGAAGGTTGTTGCTTTGAAGAAAGTGAGATTTGATAATCTGGAGCCCGAGAGTGTTCGTTTTATGGCGAGGGAAATTCATATTTTGCGTAGGCTTAACCAtccaaatataattaaattggaAGGTCTAGTTACGTCACGGATGTCTTGCAGCTTGTATCTTGTTTTCGAGTATATGGAGCATGATTTGGCGGGACTCGCGTCCCACCCTGATCTCAAATTTACCGAACCTCAG GTTAAGTGCTATATGCAACAACTTTTACGTGGGCTAGACCATTGCCATAGTCACGGCATCCTTCATCGAGATATAAAAGGCTCCAACCTTTTGATTGACAATAATGGTATCCTGAAGATTGCAGACTTTGGTTTAGCTAGTTTCTTTGATCCTCGGCAAAGTCAACCACTGACCAGCCGTGTTGTGACGCTGTGGTATCGGCCACCAGAGCTTCTACTTGGAGCTACACATTATGGTACTGCTGTAGATTTATGGAGTACTGGATGCATACTTGCTGAATTATATGCTGGCAAGCCTATCATGCCAGGAAGAACAGAG GTTGAGCAGttgcataaaatttttaaactctgCGGGTCACCCTTAGAGGAGTATTGGAGAAAATCAAAGTTGCCCCATGCAACAATTTTCAAGCCCCAACAACCTTACAATCGTCATGTTACTGAAACATTCAAAGATTTCCCTGCACCGGCATTAGCACTCATAGAGATCTTGCTGTCCATAGATCCTGCAGATCGTGGATCTGCTGCCTCTGCTTTGAAGAATGAG TTCTTTACGGCAAGACCATATCCTTGTGATCCTTCAAGTTTACCGAAGTACCCTCCTAGCAAAGAGCTTGATGCTAAAGTTCGAGATGAAGAAACAAGAAG ACAAATAGCGGCTGGGAACAAAGGTCAAAGATATGACCTAGAAAAGAGAGGACCAAGAGAATCTCGCGCAGTACCTGCCCCTGATGCTAATGCTGAGTTAGTCTCATCAATGCAG AAAAGGCAAGGTCAGTCGAACCCCAAGAGCAGGAGTGAGATGTTCAGCTCTCATTTTGAAGAAGCTGCATCTGGTTTTCCTATCGAACCACCAAGACCATCCCAATCCGTGGATGAAGAAAACAGCGAGCCTCACGGAAATATCCACAAGAGAGCTTCCCATTCCGGGCCGTTGGTTAATCGAGCTGCCTGGGCTAAGGCTGGAAAGAACTTGGAAGATGCTCCTAAAAACCTGGGCGTGGCTGAGTTAACAGCCATGTCTGGTTTAGCTGCTGCGAGGAGGAGCATGTTGTCTGAAGAGCGTAGGGATAAATCTTTGCCTCAGCATGAAGTTCCAAAACTTATAGCCAGGTTTCCTGGATCATACAAAGAGGTTACAAGTTCTGCAACGAGTCAAGTCCAGAAGAATAATCCGAGTGccaactctcagcagcaagaagaCGAAAGAACTAACAACAATCCTGCACTT CTTGGTTATGGGTCGAAGGGAAACAAAATTCACTATTCGGGACCACTTCTGGTTCCGTCAGGCAAAGTGGATCAGATGTTGAAGGATAACGACCGGCAAATTCAAGAAGCTGTACGACGAGCTCGATTGGACAAGGCGAGGATGAGAAAACTGCAGGCTGACAGAAACCAGCTATCAACAAATTCATTATTTGTTTCTGGTCGTTGA
- the LOC142527430 gene encoding protein SPA1-RELATED 4-like isoform X1, whose product MEGSSESNWQRSDNSRCLNSSSLLDRNPRTLRASTVRSSGGNASHESGLVLVRRGSERTLWPYISNKTQAAAAEDGDAAGGPVRHLECNDVSLRQWLDNPERTVDDLECIHIFSQIVDIVNLAHSQGIVVHNVRPSCFVMSSLNRVSFIESASCSDSGADSMDYGENGQTAEFKVSASPSSHDLHSHPQSRSRLGIQDSGAPTDAVNPTSQMISDASCLQSISGQALQAAEAIGNERTDDKKNSFPLKQILLKESSWYSSPEEVGDSNNSCASDIYQIGVLLFELFCPFNSMEEKATTMASLRHRVLPPQLLLKWPKVASFCLRLLHPEPSSRPKIGELLQSEFLNAPRDDIEEREAAIDLRENIEEQELLLEFLLLLQRRKQDTADRLNETISIMSSDVEEVSNLQTAVRIKGGQRSELAKNATSGCQSINVTGADDSGSSGSRKRIRQGLRDSKPGETSYRADDHQKLEMPSGYQGNVLSKNSRLMTNIRKLESAYFLTRRMAVKPTGRSLAGHFPVDSDGRGSISATERSSISNTSSKERYNKQKQSRWINTFLEGLYKYLSFSKLRVKANLKQGDILNSSNLVCSLSFDRDGEFFATAGVNKKIKVFEYNSILNEDRDIHYPVVEMASISKLSSICWNGYIKSQIASSNFEGVVQVWDAMRNQIFMEMREHERRVWSVDFSVADPTMLASGSDDGTVKLWNINQGASVGTIKTKANVCCVQFPTDSGRSLAFGSADHRIYYYDLRNSKMPLCTLIGHNKTVSYVKFIDSTTLVSASTDNTLKLWDLSMNRARVIDCPLQSFTGHLNVKNFVGLSVSEGYIATGSETNEVFVYHKAFPMPSLAYKFNSTDPLSGEEVDDTTQFISSVCWRSQSSTLVAANSMGNIKLLEMA is encoded by the exons ATGGAAGGCTCGTCCGAGTCAAATTGGCAAAGGTCTGATAATTCTAGGTGTTTAAACTCTTCATCATTACTGGATAGAAATCCTAGAACTCTTCGAGCAAGCACTGTCAGATCATCGGGAGGCAATGCATCCCATGAATCTGGATTAGTATTAGTGAGAAGAGGGAGTGAACGAACCCTGTGGCCCTATATCAGCAACAAAACTCAAGCTGCGGCAGCCGAGGATGGTGACGCAGCTGGAGGTCCTGTTCGGCACTTGGAATGCAATGATGTTAGTCTGAGACAATGGTTGGATAATCCAGAAAGGACGGTGGATGATCTTGAATGCATTCACATATTTTCTCAAATTGTAGATATTGTGAACCTGGCACATTCGCAGGGAATTGTTGTTCACAATGTCCGCCCCTCGTGCTTTGTCATGTCTTCACTTAATCGCGTCTCTTTTATTGAATCTGCTTCTTGCTCGGATTCAGGTGCTGACTCGATGGACTACGGAGAAAACGGTCAAACCGCTGAGTTTAAGGTTTCCGCTTCACCATCATCCCATGATTTACACTCACACCCCCAATCAAGAAGTCGGTTAGGCATACAAGATTCTGGGGCCCCGACTGATGCTGTGAATCCCACTTCCCAGATGATTTCGGATGCAAGTTGCTTGCAATCAATATCAGGTCAAGCTTTGCAAGCCGCGGAAGCCATTGGGAATGAACGAAcagatgataaaaaaaattcttttccGCTGAAACAAATATTGCTCAAAGAATCCAGTTGGTACAGCAGTCCAGAAGAGGTTGGCGACAGTAATAATTCCTGTGCTTCCGATATTTATCAAATTGGTGTCTTACTCTTTGAG TTATTTTGCCCTTTTAATTCAATGGAAGAGAAAGCCACAACTATGGCAAGCCTGAGACACCGGGTCCTCCCTCCTCAGTTACTTCTCAAGTGGCCTAAAGTAGCTTCATTTTGCTTACGGTTACTACATCCAGAGCCAAGTAGCAGACCAAAAATAGG TGAGTTGCTGCAAAGTGAGTTTTTGAATGCACCTAGAGATGATATAGAAGAACGAGAAGCTGCTATAGACCTTCGAGAGAATATAGAAGAGCAGGAGTTGTTGCTGGAGTTTCTTCTGCTACTGCAACGAAGGAAGCAGGATACTGCAGATAGATTGAACGAGACAATATCCATTATGTCTTCTGACGTAGAAGAAGTCTCAAATCTGCAGACAGCTGTTAGAATAAAAGGAGGCCAAAGGTCAGAGTTGGCCAAGAATGCCACCTCAGGCTGCCAGTCAATTAACGTTACTGGTGCTGATGATTCTGGTAGTTCAGGTTCTAGAAAGCGAATTAGGCAGGGACTTCGTGACAGCAAACCAGGTGAAACTTCCTATCGTGCAGATGACCATCAAAAGCTAGAGATGCCTTCTGGATATCAGGGAAACGTTCTCTCCAAAAATTCTAGACTGATGACTAATATTAGGAAACTGGAATCAGCTTACTTTTTAACGAGACGCATGGCTGTGAAACCAACAGGCAGATCATTGGCTGGACATTTTCCTGTCGATAGTGATGGTAGAGGATCTATTTCGGCAACTGAAAGAAGTTCCATCAGTAATACATCATCAAAAGAAAGGTACAATAAACAGAAGCAAAGTAGATGGATAAACACATTTCTTGAAGGGCTATACAAGTATTTATCTTTTAGCAAGCTCAGAGTTAAAGCAAACTTAAAGCAAGGGGATATCTTAAATTCCTCCAACCTCGTATGCTCCCTTAGTTTTGACCGTGATGGGGAGTTTTTTGCGACTGCTGGCGTAAACAAGAAGATAAAAGTTTTTGAATACAATTCTATCTTAAACGAAGACCGTGATATTCACTATCCTGTGGTCGAAATGGCAAGTATATCGAAGCTCAGCAGCATATGTTGGAATGGCTACATTAAAAGTCAGATTGCTTCAAGTAACTTTGAAGGGGTGGTGCAG GTGTGGGATGCCATGAGAAACCAAATTTTCATGGAAATGAGAGAACACGAGCGTCGTGTGTGGTCTGTAGACTTTTCAGTGGCTGATCCAACCATGCTGGCTAGCGGGAGCGATGATGGTACCGTTAAGCTCTGGAATATCAATCAG GGAGCAAGTGTCGGTACCATTAAGACAAAGGCCAATGTCTGCTGTGTTCAGTTTCCCACAGACTCTGGTCGCTCCCTTGCATTTGGTTCAGCAGATCATAGGATATATTACTATGATCTTCGTAACTCAAAAATGCCCCTTTGCACTCTAATTGGGCATAATAAAACAGTGAGTTACGTGAAGTTCATAGATTCAACAACTCTTGTGTCTGCATCCACGGATAACACACTAAAGCTCTGGGATTTGTCCATGAACAGAGCAAGAGTTATCGATTGTCCTCTGCAGTCATTCACCGGCCACCTTAATGTAAAG aattttgtTGGTTTGTCTGTATCTGAAGGCTACATTGCAACTGGCTCAGAAACAAATGAG GTTTTTGTTTATCACAAAGCATTTCCTATGCCGTCGCTAGCATACAAATTTAATAGCACGGACCCACTTTCCGGTGAGGAAGTGGATGATACCACACAGTTTATTTCTTCTGTTTGTTGGCGCAGCCAGTCCTCCACGTTAGTCGCTGCAAATTCTATGGGAAATATTAAGCTTCTGGAGATGGCTTGA